TTACCCCAAGGAATACGCGGACAAATGGGTACGGTGTTGCTGAAACCGAACCTAAAGCGGCTCAAGCAGCGGGTAGATCATGCGGAACATGGGGGGGGGTTGTTGTTGGGGGTTGATGGAATTTGCATTATAAGTCACGGTAGTTCGCAGGCTCCCTCGATTTTTAATGCGATTCGCATTGCTAAAGAAGCCTTTGATAACAAGGTTCTAGAGCGAATTCAGTCCCGTATCACTACCACTGCCCCAGCAACTGATGGAGACTAATGTTAAAAGAATTAGGGGTAGGCATTGCCATTACGGGGAGCGGTAGTGCGACACCGACAGTTTCCCTGGATAATCAAGGACTCTCGACTTTGGTGGAAACGTCGGATGAGTGGATAAGTTCGCGGACGGGGATTAAAGAGCGGCGACTGTCGTCAGTGCAGGAGTCACTGAGTGCGATCGCTACTCTTGCAGCTACCAATGCCCTCGATATGGCAGGTATTGCCGCAACAGATGTGGATCTCATTATCCTTGCCACCTCCACACCCGATGACCTGTTTGGCACTGCCTGTAGAATTCAGGCACAGCTAGGCGCGTCTAAAGCCGTCGCCTTCGACATGACAGCAGCTTGCTCCGGCTTTGTCTTCGGACTCGTCACGGCTGCTCAGTTCATTCGTACTGGCGTTTATCAAAACGTCTTGGTGATTGGGGCTGATATACTGTCGCGTTGGGTAGATTGGGCAGACAGACGCAGCTGCGTGTTGTTTGGGGATGGTGCAGGTGCGGTTGTCATGCAGGCTCACCAGAGCGATCGCCTCCTGGGATTTGAAATCCGCAGCGATGGCACGCAGAATAATGCTCTCAACTTAGCTTATCAACCACAACCCAAAGAAATAGTCTCTGGCGTTACCATTGGCCAAGGTACTTACCAGCCCATAACCATGAACGGCAAAGAAGTTTATCGCTTCGCCGTCCAAAAAGTCCCAGAAGTCATCGAAAAAGTTCTATTTAGAGCCAACCTCAGCATCGACCAAGTAGATTGGCTGGTGCTGCACCAAGCCAATCAGCGCATTCTCGACGCCGTTGGCGAACGCCTGAATATTCCCGCCCACAAAGTCATCAGTAATATCGCCAAATATGGCAACACCTCCGCCGCTTCCATCCCCTTAGCTCTAGATGAAGCCGTGCGCGAAGGCAAAATTAAAACCGGAGACACTATCGCCACTTCTGGGTTTGGTGCTGGACTTACCTGGGGCGCTGCAATTTTCCAATGGGGTAGATAAACGGATTTGGGATTTTAGATTGAATCTAAAATCTAAAATTTAAAGCCTACCCTCTTGGAGCTTTTATTATGCTTGGATACCTGTTAATAATTGCTGGTAATGCTTCTTTGGCAATAGGCATTTTATTCATCCGGCTGCTAACAAACCCAAAAGATGGTAGCAATCAATTAAACCCATTTTTTGTAACTTCCTTAGTTGCTGTATCTGGTGCAATTATCTTGTCACCAATACTTTTCTCGCATACAGGAGAACTAATAGATTTACTCAGGCATCAAAAAATCAAAGTAGTTCACGCAGTTTTGGCAGGCTTATTCTACATTGCAATGGGAGAGCTATTATTCAATATTGGCTTAAGTAAATTAGACGAGAATGCCTTATCTCAATCGGGTTTACTAGCCTTAAGCTTTCCCATCTTTGCCGGATTAGCAGGATATATCTTTTTCAAAGAGACCATAAATATAGTAAGATTTTCTATTGCTTTTATATTAATGGCCGCTGGTTTCTTAGTGTTCGTTTCAGGTAAATAAAATGACCAAAACTGCATGGGTGTTTCCGGGACAAGGTTCCCAAGCAATCGGCATGGGAGGAGATTTAGTAGACTTGCCAGCGGGTTCAGCTAAATTTGCACAAGCACAACAAATTCTCGGATGGTCTGTTCCAGAAATTTGCCAAAGCCAGGAAGACAAATTATCTAGCACGCTCTACACTCAGCCTTGTTTATATGTTGTAGAAACAATTCTGGTTGATATGATGCTTGAAAAAGGGCACCAACCAGACTTAGTTGCAGGGCACAGTCTGGGAGAATATGTCGCCTTGTATGCAGCAGGTGTATTTGACTTTGAAA
The genomic region above belongs to Microcoleus sp. FACHB-831 and contains:
- a CDS encoding beta-ketoacyl-ACP synthase III, giving the protein MLKELGVGIAITGSGSATPTVSLDNQGLSTLVETSDEWISSRTGIKERRLSSVQESLSAIATLAATNALDMAGIAATDVDLIILATSTPDDLFGTACRIQAQLGASKAVAFDMTAACSGFVFGLVTAAQFIRTGVYQNVLVIGADILSRWVDWADRRSCVLFGDGAGAVVMQAHQSDRLLGFEIRSDGTQNNALNLAYQPQPKEIVSGVTIGQGTYQPITMNGKEVYRFAVQKVPEVIEKVLFRANLSIDQVDWLVLHQANQRILDAVGERLNIPAHKVISNIAKYGNTSAASIPLALDEAVREGKIKTGDTIATSGFGAGLTWGAAIFQWGR
- a CDS encoding EamA family transporter, which codes for MLGYLLIIAGNASLAIGILFIRLLTNPKDGSNQLNPFFVTSLVAVSGAIILSPILFSHTGELIDLLRHQKIKVVHAVLAGLFYIAMGELLFNIGLSKLDENALSQSGLLALSFPIFAGLAGYIFFKETINIVRFSIAFILMAAGFLVFVSGK